ATGAGTGGAATACACCTGTTAGTGTAGATGCTATTTTAGAAGCAGTTAAAAATGACAGTGAAATTGATGCAATATTTATTCAACTATGCGAAAGTGCAGGGGGATTAAGACATCCTGTTGAAGAGATTGCTAAAGAAGTTAAAAAACTAAATAAAGACATCACAATAGTTGCGGATGGAATCACTGCTATTGGTGTTGAGAAAATTGATACTACAAACTTAGATGCAGTAATTACAGGAAGTCAAAAAGCACTTATGCTTCCTCCTGGTCTTGCAGTAATTGGTTTATCAAATGATGCAGTTTCTAAAATTGAAGAAAATGCAAAAGGTTTTTATTTTAATCTTGCAACTGAGATTAAAAAACAAAGAACAAATACTACAGCATGGACTGCAGCAACAACTTTAATCATTGGGTTAAAAGAGATTTTAGCACATATTAAAAAGAATGGTGGATTTGATGCACTTTATGAGAAAACAGCATTAAGAGCAAAAGCTACTAGAGAAGCTTTAACTGCAATTGGATGTGAAGTTTTCCCTGCAACTCCTGCAAATGCTATGACTACTATCTATACTGAAAATGCACCAGAGATTAGAAAAATTTTAAAAACTAAATACAATGTTAATATTGCTGGTGGACAAGATCATATTAAAAAATTAATCTTTAGAGTAAATCACATGGGATTAGTTGAAGATTTTGAAGCTACTTGGGTAGTAAATGCAATTGAGTTAGCAATGGACGAATTAAAACTTAGAGACTTTGATGGAACTGCTTCAAAAGTATTTTCTCAAGCGATGTTTAAAGGAAATTAATAGTTATGGTTTTTGAACACGAAATACCAAAGGGCTCAAGACTATATTTTGGAAAGTTAGCTAAGGCTAAGAGAAACTTAGAAAATAGAGTATGTGAAATTCTTGATTCAAAAGGTTTTGAAGAGATTATCACTCCTAACTTTTCTTACTCTCAGCACCAAGCAATTGAAAATGATAGAAAGCTTATCAAGTTCTCAGATGAAGCAAATGAACAAGTTTCATTAAGAGCTGATTCAACACTTGATGTTGTAAGAATTATTACAAAAAGACTTGGTAGAGCAACTTCTCATAAAAAATGGTTTTATGTTCAACCAGTATTTTCATATCCATCAACAGAAGATTATCAAATTGGATGTGAATGGATAGACCATGATAATATCGTTGATTTAGTAAATATTACTGGAAATATTTTAGATGAATTAGATATAAACCCAGTATTACAACTGTCAAATATCAATATTCCAAAACTTATTGCAAAAGAGTTTAATATAGATATTGACTACTTCAAAAATGGTGAAATAGCAAAACTATTTGAAATTGATGAAGCTTGGTTAAACTCACTTATCAAAGTAAAAGATATCAAAGACTTAGAAAAAGCTATGAAAATTTCACCAGAGGTGATAAAAGCAGAACTTGAAAAACTTTTAGAAGCAGCTAAAAATGTTGAATATAAAAACTTAGTAGTTGCTCCACTTTATCATGGAAGTTTAAAATACTATGATGATGTATATTTTAGAGTTATTCAAGATAATTTTGTAATTAGTAAAGGTGGGAAATATAGTTCTGATGGAATTTCTTCATTAGGTTTCGCACTTTATACAGATAGTTTATTAAAAATTTTAGAGGATTAGGGAAAAGATGAAAGCAGATTTAATAGTTGGTATTCAATGGGGAGACGAAGGAAAAGGTAAGATGGTTGACATGCTTGCCCAAAATTATGACATGGTTTGTAGGTCACAAGGTGGTCACAATGCAGGTCATACTATTTGGGTAGACGGTGTTAGATACGCACTTCACTTAATTCCTTCTGGTGTTTTAAATCCAAAAGCTGTAAATGTAATTGGAAATGGTGTTGTTTTATCACCAGAATCTATTATCAAAGAGATGGAACAATTTGATAATTTAGAAGGAAGACTTTTCATTTCTGATAAAGCACATTTAAA
The sequence above is a segment of the Arcobacter sp. F155 genome. Coding sequences within it:
- a CDS encoding alanine--glyoxylate aminotransferase family protein, with translation MLLTPGPTPVPEFVRKAMADVTIHHRTPEFEKIFEETRELLFELYGMDEVVMLASSGSGAMEACVTNLTKKKALTVNSGKFGERFGKICKAFDIEYTEIKNEWNTPVSVDAILEAVKNDSEIDAIFIQLCESAGGLRHPVEEIAKEVKKLNKDITIVADGITAIGVEKIDTTNLDAVITGSQKALMLPPGLAVIGLSNDAVSKIEENAKGFYFNLATEIKKQRTNTTAWTAATTLIIGLKEILAHIKKNGGFDALYEKTALRAKATREALTAIGCEVFPATPANAMTTIYTENAPEIRKILKTKYNVNIAGGQDHIKKLIFRVNHMGLVEDFEATWVVNAIELAMDELKLRDFDGTASKVFSQAMFKGN
- a CDS encoding ATP phosphoribosyltransferase regulatory subunit, with protein sequence MVFEHEIPKGSRLYFGKLAKAKRNLENRVCEILDSKGFEEIITPNFSYSQHQAIENDRKLIKFSDEANEQVSLRADSTLDVVRIITKRLGRATSHKKWFYVQPVFSYPSTEDYQIGCEWIDHDNIVDLVNITGNILDELDINPVLQLSNINIPKLIAKEFNIDIDYFKNGEIAKLFEIDEAWLNSLIKVKDIKDLEKAMKISPEVIKAELEKLLEAAKNVEYKNLVVAPLYHGSLKYYDDVYFRVIQDNFVISKGGKYSSDGISSLGFALYTDSLLKILED